The stretch of DNA AACCGGCCAGCCAAAGCATCTCCGCAGCAACATCTCCGGGGGTTCGGTACTGCTCCAGTTCGGGTTTTGGGGAGGAAAACCCCTCCAAACGGGAGAGCATCATTGCAAGGTACCTTTTTCTCATGTCACTCACCTGTAGGCCATCTCCAACAGATCCCTGAGGGTTCCATGCATCTCGTATCCGGGGACGTGCAGGGCAGTGCCAATTATTCCGGACAGTATCGTAACCGACACCGCGCCTATAAGGAAGAACACGGACACGAAGACAGAGACCGAGAGGGCCAGTTTGACACCGGTTTTCTTCCAGAGGAGGTACGTGAGGAGGAGCAAAAAGCTCGCCAGGAAGTTCACCTTTATGAAGATCACCGCGCTAACGACGGAGAGAACGGCGGCGGTGGAACGTCTGGGCTGTATGTAAGTCATAAGCTCAAGAACCAAGGTGAGGGCCCAGTAGTAGATTCCAAATATCGCTATCCAGTTCAATACCTCAAAGGGAACCTCCAGCTCCATGGAACGATACCCCCACGGGTTCATCCTCCTCTCTTCCAGCGCCGAGGATCTCATCGAAAGCGTAGTCCTCGCGGAGGCCCAGAATTATTTCGACCTCAGTCGGTGTCAGCACGGGCTTCCTCCAGTTCTCGTAGTCGTCCATCGGAACCCTCGGACAGGCGACGACGACGTAAGCATCGAAGTCGAAGCCCTCCAAAGCCGGGTAGTTGATGTGGTTCATGGCTATGAGCCCCGCGTATTTCCCGTGCTCCCGGAGGAGGCTGACTATCTTCCTTGCCTCGGCCAAGCGAAGCTGGCCCTTCTTGGTGCTGACTACCACTCCAAACCTTTGAGCATCCATGGCCTTTGCTATCTGCGCCCAGCGCTTCCTTATGAGACGCTCCGCTTCCCCCCCCATCCATATGGCATCGCCGGAATAGGGGTTGACCGCCAAGGTCGGTTTGCCCGTTGCGACAGCAACGCCAAGGGGATGGAAGTAGCCGGCACCGATGAAGAGAACCCCCTCGGCATTGACCTTAGCCGCGGCAAAGTTGCAGCCAAGAACCTGACCGGGCCAAGAAACGCGGGAGTCACCTTCTCCAACGAGGACGTCAAAGCCTTTCCCTTCCAGAAACCCTCTTGCCCTTCTGAGCTGGTGAATGTGCTGGGCGGTTGTAACGAGGGCTATCCTCTTTCCGAGCTTTCGGATTTCCCCAAGGTTCTTCTCCAAGGCCGGAACCACATCAACGTTCGCAAATGCCGGGACAAATATCGTTGGAACTTCGAGGTGGAGCGTCATGTAGCTGTGGCCGAGATGGATAAGAGCATCGCAGCCGAGGAGTTTGGCCTCCCTATCTGCAGGGTCGCAGGCGCCGTAGTTGATGTCCCCGCTTATTATAGCCTCGATTCCGTTCTCCTCAAGGAAATCGGCCAGGGACCGGGCCTCTCTCTTCAACCCTTCAGGTGTCTGGATGAGCACCCGCTTGGCGTTGAGCTCTCGAAGGATTTTCAGTATCTCGCGGCTCGAAACTTCGTGCATTGAACCACCAGTCAATGATTAGGACGAACGGTTTAAATGGGCATCGGAAGGATTCACCGTACCGTGATATTCTGCACCATAAACCCCCGCTGGTGTACTATACGGTATATTCAGGCACGCATGTCCGCATCAAAAATCATCCATAAGCTTTATTAACCAATAAAAATCATGTTATTTCCGCAATACATTGGAGGGAATTTAAATGAAGAAGGTTGCTCCAATAGTTGCCCTGTTGGTACTTGCGACAGTGTTGAACCCCGTTGCGGCGTCCAGCAGTCTTGGCAGTTCGAACTACTACCACCCGTACCCTACCGGCATAGTACCCGGAGACATCGTCATAGGACACAACTCCCTGAGCAGCATCATAATCCCGGGCTACTGGACCCACACGGGTATAATCGCATACTACGACTACTCCGCAAACGACTGGGTCGTTGTGGAAGCCTGGGACAACCCCAGTGAGGTCAGGCTTGTATACCTCTCAGATTTCCTCAGGAGGTACGATACGGTCGCGGTTCTGCGCGTCGCCACCAGCAACTCCGTCAGACAGGCCGCGGTTCAGTTTGCCCTCCAGCAACTTGGCAAGCCGTACGACTGGCACTGGTACAGCAAACACGTTTATGGAGACAGCTACTACTGCTCCCAGCTCGTCTGGGCGTCATACATGGCCGCGGGTGGACCGGACATCGATGCCAACCCAGGCTGGAGCTGGAAGTATCTGGACGGCGTTGCTCCCCAGGAAATTTACGGCGACAGCGACACATACGTGATATACTATGACTCAGCCTGAACTCTTTGTTCACTTTTTATTATCCTTTATCCACATTTAGAGCGTCACTTTTTTTAAGTTCTATTGGGTAATCATTCCGCTAAAACCCAGGAGGTGATGAAATGAAGAAGCTCGGTGCCATCGTGCTTGTCTTTCTGTTTGTGGCGGCAACGGCCGCCCCGGCCAGCGCCGGCAACCTGCTGAACTATATCTGGGACACCAGAACCTACCAGCATCCGTACCCAACCAACGTTCAGGTGGGAGATCTAGTGTACGGCCACAGCCCGGACCTCTTCGGCGCAATAATCCCCGGATACTGGGTACACGTGGCGATAATCGCCTGGTACAACGAGAGCATTAACGATTGGATGGTCATCGAGGCCAAAATCGGGAAAGGGGTTATTCTGACTCCCCTTAAGAAGTTCCTGAGCAGGTACGATGTCGTCGCAATCCAGCGCGTTAAAACGGACGATGCCATTAAGGAGAGGGCGGTGCAGTTCGCCTACGCGCAGCTTGGCAAGCCTTACAACTACAACTACCTCAGCAAACCAAAGGTCTACAGCGACAAGTACTACTGCTCCCAGCTCGTCTGGGCGTCATACATGGTGGCCAGCAACTACAGGATAAATCTGGATGAGAACGACGGTGGCTGGAGCTGGAAGTACTTCTACTCCGTCGCCCCGCAGGAAGTCTACGACGACCCAATGACTTACACGGTCTACTACAACTCCGCTTGACCCTTAATTCTTTTTTTATTAACCCACCAGGCCAACTGATGGACGACACGTTCTACGGCACGTTTTATGTCCTCCCAGAAGGATTCTCAAAAACTTTAAATACCATAACCGCCAACCATACATCGAGGTTCGAGGTATTGGGGTGATCGCTATGGGGGGCCGCTGAAGGGATTATGGTGGTGACGACCGAGGGCATCCCCGGGTACCGTATCATTGAGGTGAAGGGGCTAGCCAGGGGAGGGGTGGTCATGGCCACCCACCTCGGCAGGGATATAATAGCCGGCTTTAGAAACCTCGTGGGCGGGGAGGTCACGGAGTACACAGAGATGATGGCAAAGGCAAGGGAGATAGCCCTCCAAAGGCTCATTCAGAGTGCCAAGGATATGGGCGCCAACGCGGTCGTCGGGATGCGTTTCATGACCTCCAACGTTGGCCAGAGAATGGCAGAGGTTTACGCCTTCGGAACCGCAGTCGTGGTTGAGAGGGGGTAGCATGAAGAGGACGGTCCTCCTCCTCTTTTTTACCCTTCTTCTGGTCGGTTACTCGGCGGCCGTAACGCCTCAGGAGGCCATGATGGAGGCTCTGAAGACCGGCAACTACTCCCTCGTCGAACCATACCTAAGTCCAACTATGGAAAGAGCCTTCTCCAGGGACGTCTTCGAGCTAACGCGGAACAGTTTAATCCACTCACACGGTGAGATAAAGGACTACGAACTAACCAGGAGCGAGAAAAAGGGTGGCTACACTGTATATTACTACCGGGTCACGGCCGAAAGGGGGAACTACACCGTCAGTGTAACCGTAAAAGACGGAAAAGTGGAGGGGTTTCACCTCACGAGCCTCCCACTGAGGTTCTCCCCCCCGGCCCTCTATCCAGTAGCCGGCGCCCTCCTGGCCTTCCTGCTGCTATGGTTCTACCTCAGAAAGCTCGGAATAGCGGAGGTGATCTTCGGCGCCGTCCTCCTCCTCATAGTTCTTGTAGTTCAGCCCCCGCTACAGGCCCTCCCAAAGTTCCTTGGGGTAAACGGGACGGCTTTCACGGTACTCTGGAGCGGCCTTATTGCTGCACTCGTCCAGGAGGTCCTCAAGTACTTCGCGGCCAGGGGTAAGCCCCTGCGAAAGGCCCTGTACATAGGCGCCGGCCTCGGTCTCGGCGAGGGCTTCTACGTTGCGGCCATCTCGATTTTCATGGGCACCGTCTCACCGCTCGCGGTCCTTGAACGTTTTCTGGTCCTGCTCTTTCACTCATCGACGACGGCCCTCTTCGCATACTCATACAAGAACGGCTGGGGGAGAACAGCGCTCCTTGCGATGGTTTTAACCCACTGGTTAATCGATTCCTTGGCAGCCTACTGGCAGTACAATCCAAGCTACTTAATACTGACCGTCAGTTACGTGACAATGGCAGTCCTGGCCATTCTCGTACTACTGAAGCTACTGCCCCTGGCAAAGCTGGAAAGGGAGGAAAACGTTAAATGGTGACCCATTTATTTTTCCGGAGGCGGTGCCTTGCTGAGGGATCCAAAGATAAAGGCCCTAAAAAAACTGAGAAAGGACCTCCGCTCCGGGCTCTACTCGTACCTGGTGCTCCTGCTCCTTGAGAAAGAGGGCGAGCTCCACGGCTACGCGATAAGAAAAAAACTTAGCGAGCTGAGCGATGGAAAACTCGTGCCGAGCGAAGGGGCCCTGTACGGCATTCTCAAGAGCCTGAAGAAGTACAAACTGGTTCAGGACACCTGGGCTGAAGTTGGCGGAAGGCCGAGGAAGTACTACTCCCTGACGAAGCTGGGCAGAGAAGTCCTGAGCGAGCTGAAGATGGAGATAGGGGCGATAATGGAGACGCTTGAAAAACTGGGGGTGGAAAAATGAAAGAGTTCGAGGTCCTGATTTCCCTTTTCCTGCTGTTTTCCTCGCTCCTCGTTCTGGCATTCAGGGGAAGACGGAACATCCTGATAGGCTTCCGCGTAGGCTACACCTATCACTAGGAAAGGGTTTGGAAGAAGGTGAACACGTTCTCCGGAACGGCGATGCTGATGATATCTCTCCTCCTGCTCGGGGTGGCCATCAAAGGCGTTTCCACCAACGTTTTCGTTCTCCTCATGGTTTCCCTCGTTATGGGCGTGGTTTCTGCGGGACTGTTCATGGCAAAGCGCGAGTACGAGCTTGAGGAGCTCCCGGAGAAAGCGCCCGAGAAACCTGGAAAGGTGATAAAACCCCCAGATTTAAAGAAGTACATCACCCTCCAGACAGCTTTTCTGGCCATCTTCACCGGCCTTTGTATAACTGGAAGAGTTCCCCGGGAAACCGCCATCGTTCTCGGCGGGGCGCTCATTCTGCTCCTCGCACTGACGTTTTTAGTTTCCCGGCCGCTGGTTTTCCAGCTGGCTCCGAAGTTCAAGGGAGTCATGGCGAAGAGGTTTGCGAAGGCACTAACTCTAGTCTCGGGCCTGACAACGACAGAGGTTGCCTTAGCGACACTCGGCTATGAAACCGGGCCGCTTGGCGTCGTCTTGCTTCTTATGACCTCGCTCGGCGTTATCTTCTACGCCGCTTTCATCGCCCTAACGGGAGCCTATGAGGAGGGCTACTACTAACACCCAAAGATTTTATCGACATCCATATTCCGATAGGTTTAAATAATTTCATGCATTCTTCAAGGTGGTGATATCATGTCCCTTGAAGGGCTCTACCGTTACGCCAGGGCGTATATGGAGCCGGGCAACGAGGGGGCGAGAAAAAGGTTCATAGAACTGTCGGAATTCTTTGAAAAGCTAAAGCTCCCCAGAGAGGGGAGGATCCTTGACCTCTGCGCTGGCACGGGAATAGCCGGAACCGCGGCGGCAAAGGCAACAAACGCCAAAAAGCTAACCCTGCTCGACCTCAGGGCCGAAGATCTAAAGAGAGTCCGAGAATGGCTCGAATTCGCAGGCCTGGGAATTGTCCCGACAAAGGTTCGCGGGGACGTGAGGGAAGTGGCAAAACTTACTGGGGAGCACGAGGTCGCGCTTCTCTTCGGCAACACCATGATACACTTCGATCCCTTCGACGCGGTCAGGATATTCTCCAACGTAGCCTTGACACTGACCGAGGACGGTGTTTTCATTGTAGAAGACACCGACAGGGTTTACAGGATATTATACAGCATCGGCTACAAGGAATTCTTCGTCGAGAGTAAGGGAGAAAACCACACCCTCGCCTCCGTCCACGAGGGATACGACGTCAGAAGGGGGACGTTCAAAAGAGCCTACTACCTACTGCCTGGCTTCAGAAAGGTGGGGGAGTTCGACTTCCACCACTGGGACCTGGCGACACAGCTGGCGATCGGGCGGATATTCTTCGGGGAAGCTAGGCTGATACGGCCGGGGGAGCACGGATTCACGCGCGTGGGGGATGTACTCTACTTCAAGCGCCCAAGAAAGGACATCGCCGTGCTTGTTCTCGACGACTTCAGCGGTCCGCGCTGAACGCTATCTCTATCTCCTGTCCCGTGTTCCCATTCTTTACGACGAGGTACTGGGGCCTTCCAATACGATGCGCTGGATAGAAACCCACGATATTACTGGAAAATCCGGAACCTGCTAATGGGATATTGACCACTTTCCAAAGGAATTAGATTTTCGTGATCGTAGTAATGCGATAATGACAGCACACAAAAGAAAGGCGGAGGGATGCAATCACAGGGCGTAGTGCTCGGGGCGCCTGTCCCTAAAGACGTCGTTCATCTCGTTGAGCTTCTTGTTCCTCGCCATCCCGAGGTCTATCTCGACAACGGCCACTTCCTCCTCATCCTCGCTCCCCACCGCCAGCACTTCGGCCCTCGGCGATGCTATCGTGCTCTTACCGATGAACCTCAATCCAAACTCCTCGCCGATCCTGTTGGCGGTTATCGTGTAGACACGGTTCTCCAGGGCCCGTATGGGCATCGCCCTGGGGGCGTAGGGCATCACCAAGTTGCTGGGGTGGGCTATGATGCCGGCCCCTTTGAGGGCGAGCGTTCTCGCGGACTCCGGGAAGAACCAGTCGAAACATATCATAACGCCGACCTTTGCGATCCCGAGGTTGAAAACATGGAAGCCCAGATCCCCAGGTTCAAAGAATAGCTTCTCACGGTAGAAGAGGTGAACCTTGCGGTATTTGCCTATGTATCCGCTGCCTATTGGGCCGGTAACGACCGCGGAATTGTACAGCCTTCCCCTCTCGTCCCTCTCTGCCGTCCCCGCGACAATGAAGACACCGAGCTCTCTGGAGAGCTCCATGAGGAACTGGGTTGTGGGTCCGTCGGGTATCTGACCTGCGACTTCCAGAACCTCCTCCCTGCTCCTGAAGTTGTAGCCCGTGTCAAAGAGCTCCGGAAGGACGATGAGTTCCGCGCCTTCATCGGCGGCGGCACGTATCAGCTCCCCCGCCCTGGAATAGTTCGCCTCAGGCTCAAGAAAAACGGGTTCCATCTGGACATAGGCCACCCTCATAATACCACCAAAGAAGTTACGTCAACCAGGTTGATAAAAGTAGTGGGTCGAAACTCCGTAGCGAGAGCAACCGTAACATCGAAATCAAGGATTATATACAATTTAAACAATCAATGTGTTACAATACAAAACGCATAAGGCAAATTAATAGCATTAAACCTCTAAAAAACACAGAAACCCCTTGCAAAGTACGGGAAAAAACAGATTCTAAAAAGGAACCTCCTAATCTTTAACGGGGCAAAGGGGGGGTTAAAAATGCCGTTGGGCTGTACAAAATTATTGCGGCGAGAACGAGGGAAAAACTTAAAAGGCAACCTCCACAGCTAAGCTTGCTAGTGAGGTGATGCTCATGAAGAGGAGACCGAGGAAGTGGAAGAAGAAGGGCAGGATGCGCTGGAAGTGGATGAAGAAAAGGATCAGGCGCCTCAAAAGACAGAGAAGGAAGGAGCGCGGGCTCTGAGTTCCGCCCTCCCTTTTAAAGTTCTCTTTTGGTGATCATATGGACTTTTCTGGAGAGTTCCAAAGGCTCTCCCTTGAGATTGAAACGGAAAACGGCAGGGCACTTCTGATGGCGGATCCTCACATAGGCTTTGAGCTCTCCAGGGGACTGAGGGTCAGAACCCGATTCGAAGAGCATCTAGCAGCGTTCATCCTAGAGAGTGACCCAGATATCCTCGTAATTCTGGGCGATGTAAAGGAACCGATAGGGCTGAGCTTCACGATGAAACGCATTTTAACGTGCTTCTTCTCCGAAATACGTGAGGTGCCCACGGTAATAACAAGAGGCAACCACGACGGAAGGATCGAGGAAGTAACGGCGAGATTTCCCGACGTGGAGGTTGTTGATCACCTGCTCCTGGGGGACCTTCTCTTCCTGCACGGCCACACGAAACTGCCAGATGTGGATTTCAAGGAAGCCTACCTCGGACATATTCACCCCACCTACACGTTCAACTCGAACGGTGTTAGGAGGAGAGTAAAAGTGCTACTGCGTGTCGGACGGTTCCTGATGCTGCCCTCAGTGAACCCGTTTATAGAAGGATTAGATGTAAGGGAAGGGATACTTATGGTGCCGTTCCTGAAATTCGCCAAATGGGGCGATATCTTCCTGAACGACGGGACGTACCTCGGCAGGGTGAGATTTGAAGGGAGCAGCGCCCATATCATGAAACCCCCACACCTTAAGGGGAGAGGCTTAAGAAGAAAAAGGACAAAATAAAGAAAAACGTCAAATTTCACTTTTTCACAGGGTTTGGCAGGGTTTCCATATGATTTAGCTTCAAAACGTCTTTGAGTGGGCCTGCTCAGGACCTTCAATGAGACTCCAGCACCGAGGAGGATTAGGACGGGGAGGCTGAGGGTGTGGATGATTAGTCCGATGAGGACGCTTAGTTTTCGGCTGATTTTATCTGCTACTCCTCCTGTCGGGACTTCAAAAAGGACGTATCCGGCGGCCATTACTGCCGTTGTGGTTCCTATTTGAGCGTAGTTGAATCCTTTAGTCAGGTAGTAGATGATGAGGATATTTCCGACGAAGCCCGTGCTTATCAGGGTGTAAAAGAGCCTGTACTTTTGAAGTAAGCCCATTTAACGTCCCCCAACGTGGTTTTAGCGATTTGTCTCTCAATTTCTTAATGTAGAATGCTTTTGTCTTTGTGCACCAAAATAGAACTCACTAATTATGGTTATCCAAAAACATATTGCGACGAGCAGAGCTTTGAAATTTGTGTTCTATCAATACCCAAAATCGAGTTTAGTTTGTCCAGGTGTTCCATTGACGGGATTAATAGAGGGCAAACCTTATTAAGGCCCTATGAAAATAAGGTTTCATAGGTGCGATATTAAGAGGTCAGGTGACGGGGATGAGCGATATCTACGAGAAGCTTGAGACGCTACTGCGTTCTCTAGGAGTGAAGAAGACGGAGCTCAGGATATACCGGCTCCTGCTCAACAGGAACGAACCCATGAGAATAACCGAGATACAGCGGGAGCTCAACATAAGTGAGAGGAGCGTTCGCGAGCACGTGCTGAGTCTCTACAGAAGGGGGATACTGAAGAGGACCCTAATCCAGCAGGGGTGGCTCGGGTACGTCTACACCGCGGTCTCCCCCAGCGAGGTCCTCGAAAACCTCAAAGAGAACATCATAAAGAAAATCAACGAAATCGAAAGGGAGCTCAAGAACTCCCCTAGCCAGAATGGACAGACCTAACCATTCCCGCCTCCTCAAGAAGACCAACGAGCTCCGCCAACACCCCCCGGTTCACTTTCCCGTACTCCTCCTCAAGCGCCTTGAAGGCCTCCTCCCTCGGCAGGAGCTCACCGAGCATGAGGAGTTCATGGAGCTGCACCAAGACCTTTCTGTCCTTGGTCAATTCTTTAAACTTCCCAACAAGGGATGGAGCTACCCTTTTAACAACGTCTTCGTTTACAAGGCCCTTAATTACCCAGTCGAGCCACGGGTACCTCCCAATTTCATGTCCACTCTCGATGCCGAGGAACCTCGAGTCCCTGGCGAGACCCCACATGACGAGCTTCTCCGCCACCTCCGTATTTCCCTCCATCCCAAGCTCACCGAGGTACTTCATTGCGTAGCCCCTTGCAAAGCGTCCGAGTTCATCCTCTCCGGCTTCAGCGAGGGCAAGTGCCGCTGCCGTGACCGCACGCCCTATCACCTCCACGCTCTCCTTGCTGACCTTATCCACCGTGTCCTCGCTGGAGTGGTAGAACCGGTCTGGCCAGGTTATCGACATAACCGCAGGGACACCGAAGAAGTTGAAGACGTCGTGGTCGCTACCCATCTCGTACGGGTAGGATTTAAACCGGAGCTTCGGTAGCGGGGAGCCCGAAAGACTCTCTCCCACCGCGTTGGTCATCCCAAGGAAGTACTCCATCAGACCGGAGACTACAGAGAACCGGGAGAGTGGTGTTCTAACCAGCATCAAGGTCGAACCCGCCCGATCCCAGCTTCCAGCAACCATGTCTAGGTTCACAACTGCGTAGTACCTATTCAGGTCTGCGTGGCGCTCTATGAATGCCTGAGTGCCGTAGTACTCAGGAACCCAGAGGAACGCAAAGCCAAAGCGAAAGGAATCCCTGTAAAGGGCATTCAGAACCCTGGCAAGTTCCACAAGCGTTGCACTCCCGCTCGCGTTATCGTTGGCCCCCGGCTTCGGATGACAGAGGTGAGCGGTGAACAGAATAAACGGCGGCTTCCCAATCTCGGCGTAGAGGATCGGGAGAACCTGGTGCTCTCTGACCTCCACCTCAATTGAACCACTGGCCTCCACTCTCCCACCGGAGAGAACCTTCGAGATGGCCTCCCTCGCCCACGTTTCTGGAACCGCAAAGGCGGGTATCCTGGCCCATTCCATGTCCTCTTTTGTCAGAAACAGGCCTATGTACGGGACGGCATTTCCCGTTCCTTCACGGTACGCTATGAAGGCCACGGCACCAGACTCGTTGGCCTTTCTGTAAGCTTCCCTCCAGGATTTCCCAACCAGAACCACCCTGCCCTTCGCCAGTTTCCAGTCCTCGTCCCTGAGTATGGGGAAGACATCACCCTTGAAGCTTCCACCGGGGGAGTGGGCCAGCGAGACGAGGGGTGTTTCCCAGGAGCCGAGCTCCCTCCCATTGAATCGAATTTCTGCCCTGATCAAGTCCCACGCTATCGGACTTCTGAGGGTCAAGTACCATTCGGACCCATCGTAAACGTCCCCGTAGAGAATGGCCTGTATGCCCAATAACTCAAGTTCCTCACGCAGGAACCTGGCGGCCTCAACAAGTTCCTTCGAACCCTGAATGCGGTGGAACTGACTTATCTCCGAGATGTAATGGAGAACCTTCGTGGAATCAAAAAGTCTGGCTTCGTCTAGAAAGCGTCTCATGAACATCCCCAACGAGTATTTGAATGAAGGGATATTTAAGCTGTTGCCCGGTGAGGAATGAAAACTCAAAAACCCAGGCGAAGCATCTTGGGTGGCCTTATGTTCTTCAGTGTGTCCAGGAGATCGGGGGGAAGATAAAGCCGCGTGGTTTCAATGAACCTGATGAACTCCCCTTCAATCTCCTCCGAAGTCTCCTCAAATGGGAAAACCTCCGGGGCTCCACGTCCATCCAGGATGGGGGCCCCCTTACCGAGGCCTTTTCTGATGTCCTCCTCCTTCTTCTTTGCTCCCTCCGCTTTTCCCCGCCGATATGCATCCCGTACAAGCTCAAGAACCCCAAGCTCTTCCGCAAGGGAGTACATCTGAACCTTCTTCCGTCGTATCCATCCCGCCCATTCGCTGTGTCCCCCGTAACCCACGAAGTAGCCGAAGCGGTAGGCCTCCTCAACCAGACGTTTGAGCTCGGAGGAGTCCCCCATTCTCCCACCTCAAAACGGGGCCTCAGGGTAGACCCTAAGCCCTTCATCGGTGAAGCGTATCCTCTTGAGGTTGCTGTCGTGAGGAATCCCGTGCATCTTGAGAACCTGGAGGGCACGGATCATCTGGTAGTTCCGCATGAAGTGGTGGATTACGATGACCCCATCGGCCAGGTAGTACTCGTCTGTGTACGTCTCAGAGCTAAGCATTTCGGAGACAAGGACCGTGGTAACGTTCATCTTCTGCAGTTTCCTGACGAACCTGCCCATGGCTATACGTTTGTTCTCGGCGTCGCGCGTTGAGTACTCAAGGGACGTGAAAGAGTCCACGACCACACGTTTGGCATTCTCCGCCTCCACAACATGGAGTATTGAGCCGAACAGATCGTTCCACGTGAACTTGTACTCGGATTCAAATATCATCCTCCCGAGGTCGTGGAGGGTTATCCTCTTTGATTTGACGTAGTCCAAAAGCCCGAAGTTGTATTTGAGCATGTTCTGGATGATTATCTCCGGGTGCTCAATCAGTGATATGAAAACCCCCTTCTCATCGTTTTTCGCCCCCTCTACGAGAAACTGCATCCCCAGGGTGGTTTTCCCGCTACCGGGTGGCCCTACCACAAGGTAGACCCTACCTGGAAGGAACCCGCCATTCAGCAGATCATCGAGTCCAGGAACCCCGCTTGGTACCCTTTCCAATGTCCTCAGAAGGTCTCCCACGTACATGCTATCCCCCACCCGAATATACAGTGGAGGTATTTAAGTTTGTGGTCTCCAGTATGAGGTCATCTCAATGGAGGACCAAATAGAGATTAATATAACATAAAGTTATAAAACTGCAATATCACCTGGATCAACCCCACGTAACGTGCCGGTTGAAGAGGAAGCGGACGATGAAGGAGAAACCAATTCCCACAAGGTTCGCGATGAGGTAGTTCATCCCGAAGAGGATCAATCCGGCGTAGACCATCCACTGGACAACCGCGCCTGTAAATGCGGCGAGATGGAAGTTCAGAAGCCGATTCGGCAGGGGCTTCCCCCGGACGTCCCTGAAGGTCCAGATATCGTTCCAGGCGAAGTTGTTGAGTATCGCCAGCTCCGTGGCGGCCACGTTGGCCAGTATCTTGTCCCAGCCCGGGAACGTCACAAACGCCCAGAGAAATCCCTCATTGACCAGTATTCCAGAAGCCCCGACTACCGAAAACTTGATGAGCCTGTCCAGTTCGCCTTCCCATTTCATCAGCCTCAGCACGTGCCGGAGGTAGTTCCACATAGTTCTGCCGCTCAGCTTGCTCTCGCCCGCCCTCCGGAGTCCGAACGTGAACGGGACCTCAACAACCTCCAGGTAGTGCCCTTTAATAAGAACCTCCATCAGTATCTTAAAACCAACGGGATTGAGCTCGGCCCCCGCGATAACCTCCCGCCTGAGGGCAAAGAAGCCGCTCACGGGATCTTTAACGTCCCTTATCTTTGGCAGGGCCAGTCTCCCGATGAGGATGGCCCCTTTGGAGATCAGCTTCCGGTACCAGTACCAGTTCCTTACCCGCCCCCCATGAACGTACCGCGATCCTATGGCCACATCAGCCCCTCCCTCAATCGCCCCCACGAGTTCGGGAATCTTCTCGGGAGGGTGCTGAAGATCGGCGTCCATGACAACAAAAACGTCTCCAGATGCCTCTTTAAATCCCCTTATCACCGCAGAGGAAAGGCCCTTCTCAC from Thermococcus sp. encodes:
- a CDS encoding nitrilase, translated to MRVAYVQMEPVFLEPEANYSRAGELIRAAADEGAELIVLPELFDTGYNFRSREEVLEVAGQIPDGPTTQFLMELSRELGVFIVAGTAERDERGRLYNSAVVTGPIGSGYIGKYRKVHLFYREKLFFEPGDLGFHVFNLGIAKVGVMICFDWFFPESARTLALKGAGIIAHPSNLVMPYAPRAMPIRALENRVYTITANRIGEEFGLRFIGKSTIASPRAEVLAVGSEDEEEVAVVEIDLGMARNKKLNEMNDVFRDRRPEHYAL
- a CDS encoding DUF3887 domain-containing protein, producing the protein MKRTVLLLFFTLLLVGYSAAVTPQEAMMEALKTGNYSLVEPYLSPTMERAFSRDVFELTRNSLIHSHGEIKDYELTRSEKKGGYTVYYYRVTAERGNYTVSVTVKDGKVEGFHLTSLPLRFSPPALYPVAGALLAFLLLWFYLRKLGIAEVIFGAVLLLIVLVVQPPLQALPKFLGVNGTAFTVLWSGLIAALVQEVLKYFAARGKPLRKALYIGAGLGLGEGFYVAAISIFMGTVSPLAVLERFLVLLFHSSTTALFAYSYKNGWGRTALLAMVLTHWLIDSLAAYWQYNPSYLILTVSYVTMAVLAILVLLKLLPLAKLEREENVKW
- a CDS encoding YiiX/YebB-like N1pC/P60 family cysteine hydrolase is translated as MKKVAPIVALLVLATVLNPVAASSSLGSSNYYHPYPTGIVPGDIVIGHNSLSSIIIPGYWTHTGIIAYYDYSANDWVVVEAWDNPSEVRLVYLSDFLRRYDTVAVLRVATSNSVRQAAVQFALQQLGKPYDWHWYSKHVYGDSYYCSQLVWASYMAAGGPDIDANPGWSWKYLDGVAPQEIYGDSDTYVIYYDSA
- a CDS encoding class I SAM-dependent methyltransferase; protein product: MSLEGLYRYARAYMEPGNEGARKRFIELSEFFEKLKLPREGRILDLCAGTGIAGTAAAKATNAKKLTLLDLRAEDLKRVREWLEFAGLGIVPTKVRGDVREVAKLTGEHEVALLFGNTMIHFDPFDAVRIFSNVALTLTEDGVFIVEDTDRVYRILYSIGYKEFFVESKGENHTLASVHEGYDVRRGTFKRAYYLLPGFRKVGEFDFHHWDLATQLAIGRIFFGEARLIRPGEHGFTRVGDVLYFKRPRKDIAVLVLDDFSGPR
- the dph2 gene encoding diphthamide biosynthesis enzyme Dph2, with translation MHEVSSREILKILRELNAKRVLIQTPEGLKREARSLADFLEENGIEAIISGDINYGACDPADREAKLLGCDALIHLGHSYMTLHLEVPTIFVPAFANVDVVPALEKNLGEIRKLGKRIALVTTAQHIHQLRRARGFLEGKGFDVLVGEGDSRVSWPGQVLGCNFAAAKVNAEGVLFIGAGYFHPLGVAVATGKPTLAVNPYSGDAIWMGGEAERLIRKRWAQIAKAMDAQRFGVVVSTKKGQLRLAEARKIVSLLREHGKYAGLIAMNHINYPALEGFDFDAYVVVACPRVPMDDYENWRKPVLTPTEVEIILGLREDYAFDEILGAGREEDEPVGVSFHGAGGSL
- a CDS encoding YiiX/YebB-like N1pC/P60 family cysteine hydrolase; translation: MKKLGAIVLVFLFVAATAAPASAGNLLNYIWDTRTYQHPYPTNVQVGDLVYGHSPDLFGAIIPGYWVHVAIIAWYNESINDWMVIEAKIGKGVILTPLKKFLSRYDVVAIQRVKTDDAIKERAVQFAYAQLGKPYNYNYLSKPKVYSDKYYCSQLVWASYMVASNYRINLDENDGGWSWKYFYSVAPQEVYDDPMTYTVYYNSA
- a CDS encoding PadR family transcriptional regulator; amino-acid sequence: MLRDPKIKALKKLRKDLRSGLYSYLVLLLLEKEGELHGYAIRKKLSELSDGKLVPSEGALYGILKSLKKYKLVQDTWAEVGGRPRKYYSLTKLGREVLSELKMEIGAIMETLEKLGVEK
- a CDS encoding heavy metal-binding domain-containing protein produces the protein MVVTTEGIPGYRIIEVKGLARGGVVMATHLGRDIIAGFRNLVGGEVTEYTEMMAKAREIALQRLIQSAKDMGANAVVGMRFMTSNVGQRMAEVYAFGTAVVVERG